From the genome of Panulirus ornatus isolate Po-2019 chromosome 8, ASM3632096v1, whole genome shotgun sequence, one region includes:
- the LOC139749805 gene encoding cyclin-dependent kinases regulatory subunit-like, with product MKTDQIQYSEKYNDDKYEYRHVTLPSDVAKLVPKTHLMTESEWRNLGVQQSPGWVHYLVHSPEPHILLFRRPRTDVEKVQKTEKMS from the exons ATGAAAACGGATCAGATTCAGTACTCGGAGAAATACAACGACGACAAGTATGAGTACAG ACATGTGACTCTACCAAGTGACGTGGCAAAGTTAGTGCCTAAAACTCATTTGATGACGGAATCAGAATGGCGCAACCTTGGAGTACAGCAATCTCCTGGTTGGGTCCACTACCTTGTTCATAGCCCAG AGCCTCACATCTTACTGTTCAGGCGACCCCGTACAGATGTGGAAAAAGTGCAGAAGACTGAAAAGATGTCATAA
- the Dph5 gene encoding uncharacterized protein Dph5: protein MVFYLVGLGLGDPRDVTVRGLEVIKKCERVYLEAYTSVISGGKEGLEKFYGRQVILADREQVEQASDDLFVGAGSVDVALLVVGDPLGATTHTDLMLRAHQLGIPFEVLSNASIMNAVGCSGLQLYHFGETVSIPFWQDGWEPVSFCDKINRNLRKKLHTLCLLDIKVKEQSLENLLRGRKIFDPPRYMPVHQAAQQLLTVLQRHNASQPDSSRGPEVNSEWLLTEDTQCVGIARVGTSSQQIKRGKLKELAESNLGEPLHSLIVCGECHPMEEEALTKLAVYFNGQQNDSQNCISKRGVFHIVGLGLGQPGDVTVKGLDVIRKSSRIFLEGYTSLMTGGVEAMEAQYGREIFVADRELVEQKSEEILQYTRDGDVAFLVIGDPFSATTHTDLIVRALDENIPVNIIHNASILNAVGCCGLQLYSFGEAVSIPFWQDGWHPDSYYDKICSNMENGWHTLCLLDIKVKEQSVENLVKGRKIYEPPRFMTAAQAATQILEIIKNRAAQGRPTPVTPDQLVIGMARVGTNTQQLKACTLEEMVEVNLGDPLHSLVVVGETHPIEDEFIDMYRS from the exons ATGGTGTTTTACCTTGTTGGTCTGGGGCTGGGTGACCCTCGGGATGTGACTGTACGAGGGCTGGAAGTTATCAAGAAGTGTGAACGGGTTTATTTGGAGGCATACACATCAGTTATAAGTGGTGGAAAGGAAGGATTG GAAAAGTTTTATGGTCGTCAAGTAATTTTAGCAGATCGAGAGCAAGTAGAGCAGGCATCAGATGACTTGTTTGTGGGTGCAGGGTCAGTTGATGTAGCCCTTCTTGTTGTTGGAGATCCTCTTGGGGCTACCACGCACACTGACCTTATGCTTCGTGCACACCAGTTAGGCATTCCGTTTGAG GTATTGAGTAATGCTTCCATTATGAATGCAGTAGGTTGCTCTGGACTGCAGCTGTATCACTTTGGAGAAACTGTATCTATTCCATTTTGGCAAGATGGTTGGGAACCAGTTAGTTTCTGTGATAAGATTAATCGAAACCTGCGAAAGAAACTGCACACCCTCTGCTTATTAG atattaaAGTGAAAGAACAGAGTTTAGAAAATCTTTTGAGGGGAAGGAAAATTTTTGATCCACCACGTTACATGCCTGTCCATCAAGCAGCCCAACAGCTCTTGACTGTTCTCCAGAGACATAATGCAAGCCAGCCAGACAGTAGTAGGGGTCCAGAGGTCAACAGTGAGTGGCTTTTGACAGAGGACACACAGTGTGTGGGCATTGCAAGAGTTGGGACAAGTTCACAACAGATTAAGAGGGGAAAGCTGAAAG AACTAGCAGAATCTAACCTTGGTGAACCACTTCATTCTTTAATTGTATGTGGGGAATGTCACCCCATGGAAGAGGAAGCCCTAACTAAGCTGGCAGTATATTTTAATGGACAGCAAAATGATTCCCAAAACTGTATCAGCAAACGAGGTGTTTTTCACATAGTTGGCCTTGGTCTTGGTCAGCCAG GTGATGTGACAGTGAAAGGTCTTGATGTCATCAGAAAGTCTTCACGGATTTTCCTTGAGGGTTACACATCTctcatgactggtggtgttgaGGCCATGGAAGCACAGTATGGCAGGGAAATTTTTGTGGCAGATAGAGAATTAGTAGAGCAGAAATCAGAGGAGATTCTACAGTATACTAGAGATGGAGACGTTGCATTCTTGGTCATTGGGGATCCGTTTAGTGCAACTACTCACACAGATCTGATTGTTCGTGCCTTAGATGAAAATATTCCTGTTAATATTATTCACAATGCATCTATTTTGAATGCTGTAGGCTGTTGTGGGCTCCAGTTATATTCTTTTGGGGAAGCAGTGTCCATACCTTTCTGGCAAGATGGATGGCACCCAGACAGTTACTATGACAAAATTTGCAGTAACATGGAGAATGGCTGGCATACCTTGTGCTTACTAGACATTAAGGTAAAGGAACAAAGTGTGGAAAACTTAGTTAAAGGTCGTAAGATATATGAACCCCCAAGATTCATGACTGCAGCACAGGCTGCTACACAGATATTAGAAATCATAAAAAATAGAGCAGCGCAAGGGAGGCCAACCCCTGTAACTCCAGATCAGTTGGTAATCGGAATGGCAAGGGTTGGCACAAACACTCAGCAGTTGAAAGCTTGTACATTGGAAGAGATGGTTGAGGTCAACCTCGGTGACCCCTTACATTCATTAGTGGTAGTTGGAGAAACACACCCTATAGAAGATGAGTTTATCGACATGTACAGGTCATAG